A portion of the Rhodopseudomonas sp. BAL398 genome contains these proteins:
- the phbB gene encoding acetoacetyl-CoA reductase: MARVALVTGGTRGIGAGISKALKAAGYQVAASYAGNDSAADAFKSETGIPVYKWDVSSFDACAEGVKKVEAELGPIDILVNNAGITRDGAFHKMTLEQWNAVINTNLGSLFNMTRQVIEGMRARKFGRVINISSVNGQKGQFGQVNYSAAKAGDIGFTKALALENARGGITVNVICPGYINTEMVQAVPKEVLDKAILPLIPANRLGEPDEIARAVVFLAADESGFVTGSTLSINGGQYMI; encoded by the coding sequence ATGGCGCGTGTTGCATTGGTGACCGGAGGAACGCGGGGAATCGGCGCGGGGATCAGCAAAGCATTAAAGGCGGCGGGCTATCAGGTCGCCGCGTCCTATGCGGGCAATGACAGCGCCGCGGACGCCTTCAAATCCGAGACGGGTATCCCGGTGTACAAATGGGATGTGAGTTCGTTTGATGCCTGCGCCGAAGGCGTCAAGAAGGTCGAGGCCGAGCTGGGGCCGATCGACATCCTGGTCAACAATGCCGGCATCACCCGCGACGGCGCCTTTCACAAGATGACGCTCGAGCAATGGAACGCGGTGATCAACACCAATCTCGGCTCGCTGTTCAACATGACCCGTCAGGTCATTGAAGGCATGCGCGCGCGCAAATTCGGGCGCGTCATCAACATCTCCTCGGTCAACGGCCAGAAGGGCCAGTTCGGCCAGGTCAATTATTCGGCGGCCAAGGCCGGCGACATCGGCTTCACCAAGGCGCTGGCGCTGGAGAATGCGCGCGGCGGCATTACCGTCAACGTGATCTGCCCCGGCTATATCAATACCGAGATGGTGCAGGCCGTACCCAAGGAGGTTCTCGACAAGGCCATCCTGCCGTTGATCCCGGCCAACCGGCTCGGCGAGCCCGACGAGATCGCCCGCGCCGTGGTCTTCCTCGCCGCCGATGAATCCGGTTTCGTCACCGGCTCGACGCTGTCGATCAATGGCGGCCAGTATATGATCTGA
- a CDS encoding acetyl-CoA C-acetyltransferase → MSDDVVIVSAARTAVGSFNGAFATTPAHELGAAAIKAALERAGIEPGRVSEVIMGQILTAAQGQNPARQASIAAGIPVESPAWGVNQLCGSGLRTVALGYQALLNGDSDIVVAGGQESMSMAPHAQYLRGGVKMGSVEFVDTMLKDGLWDAFNGYHMGNTAENVAKQYQITRQQQDEFAVASQNKAEAAQKAGKFKDEIVPFIIKTRKGDITVDTDEYPRHGATIEAMQKLKPAFEKDGTVTAGSASGINDGAAAVVLMTAKQAAKEGKTVLARIVSWGQAGVDPKIMGTGPIPASRAALKKAGWTINDLDLIEANEAFAAQACAVNKDLGWDISKVNVNGGAIAIGHPVGASGARVLVTLLHEMQKRDAKKGLATLCIGGGMGIAMCLARD, encoded by the coding sequence ATGTCCGACGATGTCGTCATCGTCAGCGCCGCTCGTACCGCTGTCGGAAGTTTCAACGGCGCCTTCGCCACCACGCCCGCGCATGAACTTGGCGCGGCTGCCATCAAGGCCGCGCTCGAACGCGCCGGCATCGAGCCGGGCCGGGTGTCCGAAGTCATCATGGGGCAGATCCTCACCGCCGCACAAGGACAGAACCCGGCGCGCCAGGCGTCAATCGCGGCCGGCATTCCGGTCGAAAGCCCGGCCTGGGGCGTCAATCAATTGTGCGGTTCGGGACTGCGCACCGTGGCGCTGGGCTATCAGGCGCTGCTCAACGGCGATTCCGACATCGTCGTCGCCGGCGGCCAGGAATCGATGAGCATGGCGCCGCATGCGCAATATTTGCGCGGTGGCGTCAAGATGGGCTCCGTCGAGTTCGTCGACACCATGTTGAAGGACGGGCTGTGGGATGCCTTCAACGGCTATCACATGGGCAACACCGCCGAGAACGTGGCCAAGCAGTACCAGATCACCCGCCAGCAGCAGGACGAATTCGCGGTCGCTTCGCAGAACAAGGCCGAGGCGGCGCAGAAGGCCGGAAAGTTCAAGGACGAGATCGTCCCCTTCATCATCAAAACTCGCAAAGGTGACATCACCGTCGATACCGACGAATATCCGCGCCATGGCGCCACCATCGAGGCGATGCAAAAGCTCAAGCCGGCCTTCGAGAAGGACGGCACCGTCACCGCCGGCTCAGCCTCCGGTATCAATGACGGCGCCGCCGCGGTGGTACTGATGACCGCCAAGCAAGCCGCCAAGGAAGGCAAGACCGTGCTGGCGCGGATCGTGTCCTGGGGCCAGGCCGGTGTCGATCCGAAGATCATGGGCACCGGGCCGATTCCGGCGTCGCGCGCGGCGCTGAAGAAGGCCGGCTGGACTATCAACGATCTGGATCTGATCGAGGCCAACGAGGCTTTCGCCGCCCAGGCTTGCGCGGTTAACAAGGACCTCGGTTGGGATATCTCCAAGGTCAACGTCAATGGCGGCGCGATCGCGATCGGCCATCCGGTCGGCGCCTCCGGCGCGCGCGTGCTGGTAACGCTGCTGCACGAAATGCAGAAGCGCGACGCCAAGAAGGGACTCGCCACCTTGTGCATCGGCGGCGGCATGGGCATCGCGATGTGCCTTGCCCGCGATTGA
- the phaR gene encoding polyhydroxyalkanoate synthesis repressor PhaR, with product MAKSDQPTTIKKYANRRLYNTGTSTYVTLEDLASMVKDGEDFLVYDAKSGDDITRSVLAQIIFEQENKAGQNLLPTTFLRQLIRFYGDSMQMVVPKYLEQSIDSLTREQEKFRKQMTNTFSMTPFAPLEETVRRNMEMFQQTFAMFKPFVPPRKGSAHAAEPEDPAAEPAGETGNIEDLRQQMKEMQERLERMSLEQKKDE from the coding sequence ATGGCGAAATCTGACCAACCGACTACGATCAAGAAATATGCGAACCGGCGGCTGTATAACACCGGCACGAGCACTTACGTGACGCTCGAGGATCTCGCCTCGATGGTGAAGGACGGCGAGGACTTTCTCGTCTACGACGCCAAGTCCGGTGACGACATCACCCGCTCGGTGCTGGCCCAGATCATCTTCGAACAAGAAAACAAGGCCGGACAGAACCTGCTACCCACCACCTTCCTGCGCCAGCTGATCCGGTTCTACGGCGACAGCATGCAGATGGTGGTGCCGAAATATCTCGAGCAGTCGATCGACAGCCTGACCCGCGAGCAGGAAAAATTCCGCAAGCAGATGACCAACACCTTCAGCATGACGCCGTTCGCGCCGCTGGAGGAAACCGTCCGCCGCAACATGGAAATGTTTCAGCAGACCTTCGCGATGTTCAAGCCGTTCGTGCCGCCGCGCAAGGGCAGCGCCCACGCCGCGGAGCCCGAGGACCCCGCCGCCGAGCCGGCGGGCGAGACCGGCAATATCGAGGATCTGCGGCAGCAGATGAAAGAGATGCAGGAACGGCTGGAGCGGATGTCGCTGGAGCAGAAAAAGGACGAGTAG
- a CDS encoding DUF1778 domain-containing protein, whose protein sequence is MATEQSRTARIEARIAPEALAVVKRAAELQGRSVSDFVVAAAQEAAARAIEDIQIIRLAVEDQRGFAAAIIDPPPPSANLLRAADAYRDLVKASQ, encoded by the coding sequence ATGGCCACCGAACAAAGCCGGACCGCGCGTATCGAAGCCCGCATCGCGCCCGAAGCGCTCGCAGTCGTCAAACGCGCCGCCGAACTGCAAGGCCGCAGCGTCAGCGATTTCGTCGTTGCGGCTGCGCAGGAAGCCGCTGCGCGTGCCATCGAAGATATCCAGATCATTCGCCTCGCGGTCGAGGATCAGCGCGGCTTCGCAGCCGCGATTATCGATCCGCCGCCCCCTTCCGCCAACCTGCTGCGTGCCGCCGACGCCTATCGGGATCTGGTCAAGGCGTCGCAGTGA
- a CDS encoding GNAT family N-acetyltransferase, translating to MSAGFRIEALAAAHDRLSFCSGVEPLDRYLRELANQDIKRRISNCFVALDDAGLIASYYSFAATSLPLTELSAEQTKRLPRYPLLPAGLIGRLAVDRRFRGQRLGGALIMDAAMRASRCDPAIFALIVDAKDDSAVRFYEHYQFRRFTSRPQSLFLPVATALQALQAKGGQ from the coding sequence ATGAGTGCGGGGTTTCGGATCGAAGCGCTGGCCGCGGCGCATGATCGGCTGAGCTTTTGCAGCGGTGTCGAGCCGCTCGATCGCTATCTGCGCGAATTGGCAAATCAGGATATCAAGCGCCGTATCAGCAATTGTTTCGTGGCGTTGGACGATGCCGGGTTGATCGCCAGCTACTACAGCTTCGCGGCCACGAGCCTGCCTTTGACGGAATTGTCCGCCGAACAGACCAAACGCCTGCCACGCTACCCGCTATTGCCCGCCGGGCTGATCGGCCGTCTTGCGGTCGATCGCCGTTTTCGCGGCCAACGTCTTGGTGGGGCGCTGATCATGGATGCCGCGATGCGGGCCTCGCGCTGTGATCCGGCGATCTTCGCCCTGATCGTGGACGCCAAAGACGACAGTGCCGTCCGCTTCTACGAGCACTATCAATTCCGCCGCTTCACCAGCCGGCCGCAATCCTTGTTCCTGCCAGTCGCGACGGCATTGCAGGCCCTTCAGGCAAAGGGTGGCCAATGA